A single Brachybacterium sillae DNA region contains:
- a CDS encoding RNA polymerase-binding protein RbpA: MNSRSLRGTRLGSLSMETDEGVLAAPRQDAVYDCPNGHTFSLPFSIEADVPAVWECRCGATALLRDAEKPEEKPQKPQRTHWDMLLERRSEEELQVLLDQRLELLRAGKLHSTRG, from the coding sequence ATGAACAGCCGCAGCCTGCGTGGAACGCGCCTCGGCTCCCTCAGCATGGAGACCGATGAGGGTGTGCTCGCCGCGCCCCGTCAGGACGCCGTCTATGACTGCCCCAACGGGCACACCTTCTCGCTGCCCTTCTCCATCGAGGCCGATGTCCCGGCCGTGTGGGAGTGCCGCTGCGGCGCGACCGCCCTGCTACGCGATGCCGAGAAGCCCGAGGAGAAGCCGCAGAAGCCGCAGCGCACCCACTGGGACATGCTGCTGGAGCGCCGCAGTGAGGAGGAACTGCAGGTGCTGCTCGATCAGCGTCTGGAGCTGCTGCGCGCCGGGAAGCTGCACAGCACCCGCGGCTGA
- a CDS encoding glycerophosphodiester phosphodiesterase family protein: MPFSTAADTDGTRTPRSRFGPGPRPRVIAHRGLALDGAENTLRAFSDALAAGADMLETDTRASSDGTAYALHDETMRRVAGDPRPVAALTAAQLSRMRIAGAEPPAALADVLGSFRDVIVNIDVKDARSVLPAAQAIARTGAVDRVCVTSFDDRVALRAVAQIRRLTGRTPRRSPSRGGIALALALWSVEAPEVVLRRALRPYQALQVPMRHGRWRIVTPRSVAAAHRAGCEVHVWTIDTPAGMREVLALGVDGIVTNRADLLAGFLARR, encoded by the coding sequence ATGCCCTTCTCGACGGCCGCTGATACCGACGGCACCCGCACGCCCCGGTCGCGGTTCGGCCCGGGACCGCGCCCGCGGGTGATCGCCCACCGGGGCCTCGCCCTCGACGGCGCCGAGAACACCCTGCGGGCCTTCTCCGACGCCCTCGCCGCCGGCGCCGACATGCTGGAGACCGACACCCGGGCCAGCTCCGACGGCACCGCGTACGCCCTGCATGACGAGACCATGCGGCGGGTGGCGGGTGATCCGCGGCCCGTCGCCGCTCTCACCGCCGCGCAGCTGTCGCGGATGCGGATCGCCGGGGCCGAACCTCCGGCCGCGCTCGCTGATGTGCTCGGTTCCTTCCGTGACGTCATCGTGAACATCGATGTCAAGGACGCTCGCTCGGTGCTCCCCGCCGCCCAGGCGATCGCCCGCACGGGGGCTGTCGACAGGGTGTGCGTCACGTCCTTCGATGATCGGGTGGCGCTGCGGGCCGTGGCGCAGATCCGACGGCTCACCGGCCGCACGCCGCGGCGCAGCCCCTCGCGGGGTGGGATCGCCCTGGCTCTCGCCCTGTGGTCGGTCGAGGCACCGGAGGTGGTGCTGCGGCGTGCCCTGCGGCCGTATCAGGCGCTGCAGGTGCCGATGCGGCACGGTCGGTGGCGGATCGTCACGCCCCGGTCCGTCGCGGCGGCGCACCGCGCCGGCTGTGAGGTGCACGTGTGGACGATCGACACCCCGGCCGGCATGCGGGAGGTCCTGGCGTTGGGGGTGGATGGTATCGTCACCAACCGGGCTGATCTGCTCGCCGGGTTTCTGGCGCGGCGGTGA